In the genome of Cyclopterus lumpus isolate fCycLum1 chromosome 19, fCycLum1.pri, whole genome shotgun sequence, the window GGAAGAAAATGAGCCGATATAACGTCCTGTTCTTTCGAATGATGCCAAATGAACACTGCGTTTTGTAGTTCGTCACAAGGTTTCTCTTTCTTGTGTTTTGTCCTCTCAGGTTCCTGTTAGGAAGTCCTGGAGGAAGTTGATTCTGCTCCTCAAACACAACCCTAGTCTCCCATCCTGGAAGAATACAGATGTGGGAAAGTGGAAGCTCCTGGACCAGGTACCAAGGATCAGAGCTGCACAATCCAAACGACGGCTCTCTTTCTCCTCGGtgcccccaccaccaccacaccactcCCTTTTGGATCTTCCAGCATCCCTTTATCCTCCCTACTCATCTTTTCAGCTAGAATGccaccctctccatcttctctcccttattacatgtttttgtaACTGTCTATCTTCATGAACGCACAAAATAAGAGTATGTGGAGCAATGTCCAAGTGAAAAGAATGTTTAATGTCACACACCTCCTTGTACGTTGTCTCTCACTACGCAGTGGAGAAAACGTAACATTGGACTGCGTGTAAGCGTTTTAGGAAAATGTTGGGAAATGGGAAGTGCATTTTAAATCCCTCAAGGTTTTGTCTTAAAGGTTCCCTACTCCGTCACATCAGCAGCTAAAATATTGCTGCTCTTTCTGTCAAAAATGATCAAGAAATGTGATAATAATTTAGCAAGATTTTTGACATTCTAGCCAAACAGAGAATTAGGTtctgaaataaaattaaaaaaatagctcTTGTTAAATACTTTGAATGTGTGAACTCCCGTAAAAAGAGAAATCAAACACCATACATCCGTTGAATGATGACGTCATGAACTGtggggacattttcttttcacttcatTAACATTTAGACAATTTGGGCTGCTGGAAACATCAAAGACCTCCACTTAACAGCCGGATGAGAGCAGCACTGAACCCAGCAGGCAGCGACGGCCTTTAATCTTCTCATCTGGATGAATGTGTAATTGAGCAGTAATGTCCAATAACAGCTGGGGTGTTTGATTCATGTCACTGGTGTGCCAGCTGGGTGGGGGTGAGAAAATGAAACCTAGGAAAATGTGCTTGTGCCAATTGTCAGCTGGCTCTCCAGGGTGGCATGAATCAATGTATCGCACCGCCAGAGATCATTTAATAGGAAATACCTATGTGAGGTTAATGTACGTTGAAATAAGATTGTAAGTTATGTAAACAATATGACGACAGTGTGCGTTGTATTCTCTCAATAGCTGAGACCTTTGGACCTCTCAAACTCATGCCAAGgaaatacagtatttaaaatgtcattaaaaccTTTTCTTTGTAATTATTCTAACTTCATTTAATGTCATTTCTTATTGTTTAAATTTCATCAGCTGAAAAACTTCAAACAAGAAATaacaaacaggttttttttatttaaaaaagacagaTCGAACTGGAGCTCAGCTCCCATTAGTTACACATAACGGTGTAACGTTTCTATGGCAACTACAGATCCAACCCATCCATCAGTAAGTTCATGATAAACGCGTTGCGGTCGAAAGTCTGAAAGGGGATTAAAAATCTGGTGTTCCATTTCACAGCCTGATTCACTTTAACTTATGTTAAAGATCAAACAAGGCACAGCAATTTCTTTATCGGTTGTAAACCTTAAAACATGACTTATTAAAATCGcaagacaaattaaaaaagcacattttcaatCATTTATCGCGACTTGCCCGACATTAAGAAACACTTTTGGATGTACCCTCGGCccaagacacacaaacacagttaatATGGACAACATGTACAACCGAAAGTAAAAGCTTGGCATGAAGTCCCGGAGCAACTCATTAATGGTGCTAGATTTTTGAACGTCGCCATCCATAAACCGTGAGCACATTAACAAAAGGTCACACGACCCGAAccgtcacttttttttaatgctggcACATtaaaacagtgtaaacaaaTGAGACCGCCTCCGAGAAGTCAAATGGAAAGCAGAAACACTCACACATTTGACCTGCGTCTCATATTTGAAAGACTAATTAATTGACGAAACAATTGAAATGAGATGGCGGCTACGATTCATTCTGGTTGACGGCGTGCCGCGCGAACGTTTGAGAACTGAAACGCGCAGCACCCTTAATGTGCCGTCACCGCAGGCTCCGGAGCCCTCCGATGCTTCCCGTGCTACCGCATCCCTCCCGTCTTCCATCTCACGTGTACTGAAAGTCTTTGTTGCGTCATTACGGACGGGTGGGAGAACGCCGTCGTCTTTACAACTATGCTGGCCAGCAGCACCATTTATGGATCTAAATTAGCGCTGCAGTTGCTGGATGGTGGCGAGGCCCACGGTTGGACCTTCGGTTGACCAGCGACGGCCGGGAAATGATGACGGACCCTGACGAGATGAATCACGAGTGCTTATTTCCAGGTGGTTCCCACTTTTTAAACAGTGCAAAAGACCCGCGTCTACTTGTGAAACTGCAaagcttccttttccttgttATGTTGTAGCAGCAGGAGCTTCTCTTCTTTGTCCTGAGCTGTGACTCGCGATGCCTCTACGTTGTTTACAGAGGAACGGATCAGATGGCCATGGGGTCTGTTCTGGTGAAGCTAAAGTCCCACATGATGCCGTCCTCGTTGGGAAGATGGCTGGAGGGCAAGAGGACCCGCGTGACCCAGTGTCTGGGGAAACGGAAGAACAAATAGGTAATGGCTCGAAACAGATAATGTCGTCTGACAGCAAGGGCTTTATTTTGAGTAAGTTGTTAAAAACACCCTTTGCTCTCGCCCCGTCCACGCGCTACATTGCTATGGATACGTTCTTCATACAACCCCACAATAAACAAAATCCAATTATCCCCAAAAGGTTTTCAGGAAATCGCACTGACCTTTATGGTCCTGATGCATTTACTTTCTGTAACCACGGTAACCAGAGACTGTCGCCAAGTCGGCCCGTGGCAGAAACTCTTAACGACAACATCTTCACAGTTTAGGAAAAGGGGTTTTGGAACTCACCTCCTTTCTTCCACACCCAGCAGTAACTTCCAGTTGTTCATTGTACCGTGATGATAGGGATTTTTGAACACCTGCGTGAGAGCACAGGAAAGCCATTTTCAACGTTGTATTCTTTTGTCATGTACGTTTGGGTCTCAAAATGGACGATTGTATGCGCTCCCAACGGGTGTCCGCACCTTGCCCTTCTCCTGGAGtcttttggtctctttgtggttgatgTGACGCTCCACGCTGGTCTCTGCTCTGCTGATGAGTATGCTGTGCCAAAGGGTGAGTCCTCCGAGAGCTACCGTCACCGTGCTGCGGGGAGGACGTATTGCAACATGGCGCCTTATCTGAtgcttatatgtatatataaatagaagcgGTATGTGGCCATGTGTTCCTTACCTGGTCAACACCCAGAGGAAGATGATACTCTTCTGAGCCGTGGTCTCGATGTAGATGTCGGTTGGAGGCGGGGTCTGATAGTATCTCTGAAGGGGACAGGAAATAGTCACGCTTGCGTTGTTTGGGACGAATGTGGACttatttcactttcagatcTAAGCCAGATCACTGCTCTCTGAGGTCCTTTCGGCTCAGTATCAAGAGGCCGCTCCCAATGCGGGTACGTTAACATCCTGTTAGTGATATCGGGGAGGGCGGGGGTGGGGCTGCTACTACACTTTCAAACCAATTGGTATTCGAAGCCTAAAGTTGTTTGTCCACCAGCTGGTGCGTAAGCACCTTTTGATATCACCGTCCTGGATCAGAGGCAAATGTGAGAGCAGAAAGATAAGATCCTTTGGGTGTCTCCAATTTCGCTTATCATTTGCCAACTGAGTCCGCCTCCTCCCTTTCACCGCCCTTACCGTCTGGGACCCTGAGCAGCAGAGTCGCGTTTATGGGGTGGACAGATAGAGAGATGCTTCTCACCTCTATCGCGCCGTAGGCCTCCAGAAACAGGGCTTTGCTGCTGACGCTGCAGTAGAAGCAGCCCAGCGTCATGTAGAGGCAAAAGGAGAAGAAGTAGCGCTGGTTGAAGTGGCCCACGCAGTTGTTCAACCAGGCTGGAAACATGTTCAGGTCAACGTGGACAAAGATGGGGAATCCAATACAAACAAAACGCTTGAAACATTTTATGCGTTATGTTGTTTGTTGGAAGGATACGACAGTGGTGGTCCATCTTCAAAACACAGctgtaataaaacaatgaaccatgagggattctttttttatataaactGAAGAACTGTACGTGAgaattattatttgattatcTCACGCGTTGCAGATGCTGCAGTGGTGCGTCCTGGGCGGTTTTGGAGTGATGCATTTCTTACAGATGGACACTGAGGGAATATGAATTTTgtcctaaaataaaaacacacacatgaggattACTGTCTCACAACTGAAACTGAGGTACTTAGAGCTCAATGCACTGCATATTAAAAAAGTGATGCTCATAATAACAAAGCTAACGCCATATGCAATAATATCTTCCACAATAATACAATAAGCATCACTTCTTAAGTCACGCGTAAATCCTGCTACACCGCGTCTGCAAATCGTCTTCCGGTCTGGCAGGAGCTGGGTACCTTGGGCGGGTGTCCCGGAGAGGTGGTGGTGGCCTTGTAGTAATGGAAGACCACCATGGTAAGAAGCCAGTGGCCACAGCTCAGGTGCCAGGCGACCCAGTACGAAGGGTAGGTGCTGAGAATCGTGGGCAGGACGAACAGGTAGACGATGACCACAACCGAGGTGGTCAGCAGTGTGACGAGACAGACAAACAcctgagagaggaagagaaagagaagagggtgAGGAGCGAGGTTCgtgggggaagggagggggccAAACAAGGACaccgacaaaaaaaaacagctcaccACTCCGAACCAGCGGGTCACATTGTCCACGATCCAGTAGACGGGTTCGAAGGCGCAGTCCAGCAGAGTGTCCGCGTTGGTGAGGCTGTTGAAGTGCAGCGACGTGAGCAGCAGCCGGCTGTAGCTCCACAGCTCCAAGAGCCGGCCGCCGATCCGCCGCTCGGTCGCCCCGCCTCGGCCTCCTCTCTGCAGGCGGCACCGCCGGAACCAGCGCAGAGACAGTCTCATGGCCCGGGAGAGCTGccacctccagctgctgctgctgctgctgcccgtACGCATGCCACCGCCTCCTCTCCTACACACTCTGCcttccagacacacacagacacacagaaacacagaccaACAGTTGAAAACGCAGGCCGTGTAAAACAGCAGCTCTTCGTAGCGGAGCCGGAAGTTTTCCACCGCCATCCCCGCCGCCTCCTTCGGGGGAAGTCAAAGAGTTGCGAATTAAAGTTAACTCTCCGAGAAAGCACCGGGCAAGTTCTGAGATGGCATCCTCTGTGTGACACACGACCTTCAAAGAAAACAAGGACGAGTTACCAGGTACTGAGCTACGCCCACCTGGCCCTTAGAAATTAACTTCTCCTGTTAATAATTCATAGCAAAATCCAGATGTCCAggccaaaaacaaaaacctctTAGAAACGTGCAGAGTGGTAACCCTATAAGAGGGGAACGCGATGGGGTGAATTTCTTAAGTAGGAAATAAAGTAGCTACCCGATCCCTCCAGGGCATCATTCCATGAAAGTGAGTATTGGTTACACAGATAAGCCTTGTTCAGGTTCTCCGGAATGGGATGGCATTAATAATGAGAGATGCTCATCGGGGACCTTTGGTCCAAAGTAAGGCCTGTCAACAACCTGCCCTCTTTCTTCGCTGTCAGCTGCAACTTGACTATCCCATAGTTAccgaagaaaaaaactaaataaataaaaagtgcaataagTGATCTAGCGTAAAGGATGTAAATGTGACACCTCTATGTCCCATCTGTCAAGGTTGCACGCAATGTCGCTGTTTTCCTATTGTCATTTAAGGGTCCTACGTGCAACATTAATAAATCATGATTGAACACCAATTTACACTCTCTGAAGTGAGTAATTACTACATGTGGAGGCCCATTTTCACCAGAGGGAAAACGTGGATACAAAATGATGTTCAGGGCTGCAACTGGCAACTAaccaatgtgtttttttgttgttgtttttttactttcagaGTCTTTTAATGGATCTTATCGATCTCAATCTCATCTGTATTAGATGTTTTGTCTGACCGACTGTCCGAAGATATAAAATATGTACCTGCTTGTTGTGCAGCCTAAACGGGACCTTCGATGGGATACACAGTGACACCCAGCAGGGCACCTCAGTCTCCGTGGCAACCCGCTGCCCTAAATCTGGTTTTAGAAGAAAGGAGAATcaccgcctgtgtgtgtgtgtgtctctctctctctctctctctctctctctctctctctctctctctctctctctctctctctctctctctctctctctctctctctctctctctctctctctctctctctctctctctctctctctctctctctctctctctctctctctctctctctctctctctctctctctctctctctctctctctctctctctctctctctctctctctctctctctctctctctctctctctctctctctctctctttcgacCAGCGACATGTTCAAGCAAATACGTAAATCAACTGATCTACATGCTTGTctttttcatataaaataaatactttggATTTTTTGCTCTTGTTCAAGCAGTTTTAAGACACTCAAGTTTTTTGCAATCAATACGTCACTATTCTTAAGATATATACAGTAGACATGCATTAATAactcatcatatatatatatatatatatatatatatatatatatatatattatatcaattAACAGTTTAACAAATTAGTTTCTATAATAACTGTGGCCATGTATGTGAAAGATAGGCTTACTCAATCCATAGCAATATGTTGAAAAGACGTCTGGGGTTATGGTTATTAGGATAGTGTgcaaagctaaaaaaaaaatattacatttattatcgATTGATTAATCTAAATCTAAACTGGatattgttttaaagaaaatgtatgtgcCACTATTGTGACAATCTGACTATTATGGCAGACAACATCCTGTTCCTGCAAAAAAGGGTTTTTTTATAtactgtttgacattttgtagacTCAATTATTAATTGTTGAATAGAGAAAACAAATATGCAGTCTTGttgataataatttaaaaagggtTGCTTCAAACCGTAATGTCATGATTGAACTATTTTAAGTAATTTGTTTCCCCAGTCTAAAAGGACATATTACAGTCAAGTGGTGCAGCTTTGAAACTATATTAATTTATCAGAATGAAATTAATACTTAATTCCACAATGTTAGCATGAATTTGACAGCTATGATATCGCCCACCCCCGTAGATTAGATTGGACACTGTGTGAAAGCACCGACAGCCACAACCAGAATATAGTAATTCTATACATACTACATTCCATTAAGACATACTACATGTCTTAATGGAGTATTGTGGTCAGTATAGCCGATATGCTAGTGTCAGTGTAGCTCTTGACCAGCAGAGAATATCTACAAAGCCTGAACAATGCAATCGAAGACTGAGATTTTTGGACAAATCCACATTACGATAGTTCACGGTGACGGAATGATTAATACTCTGCGGTTTCACAATCTGATAATCTCTCAAACGGCAAAAATAAGCATTCATCCAATTAGCTCCCAAGACGTCCTGCCTCGCCGTTTGCTCTGTCGTTACTGCGGGCTGCCTCCCGCCCCCTTCGACCCGAGTCTTTGCTCATAAATACCGCACACCGACTCTACTCCGCTTGACATTGACCTGCTGTACCTGGTCAGGTGAAGAGCCCGTCGCTATAGGGTCGGGTCATGGCCGGGCTACACCGTTAGCCATGGTCCGTCTGCACCGGTTGCCTACAGCAAAAAGCGGTGCTTACGAAGATCGTCTATTGAACAAACGTTTCATTCAACAGTGTCAAGTGGTCAAGATGGTTAAAGTAAATGTAGCAGAGGAGGGTCCACTACCTGTTACGCCAAGGTTTAATCAGTTCgcttgatttgatttgatttgaaataGCACGTGGTACAACGCAAAGTTCCTCACAAAAGGGTTTAGTGCCCCCAAAAGAAATAATTCCAAAGTGGGACCTCTTCGTCTTCTACTCTTTGGGCAAGCTCGCTCGAGATCGCGCAATGTGTCCTGGGTAATGAAGTCGTATTTTGCTGGAAcggtttattaaaatgtgtctcaACCCACGCTGTATTAAAGTATATTACTGTTATGTATTCACAGTATAAGTCCTGACGATGACAACAGTGGATATTCAACAGACCGCCCGTTTGAAACCAATAACGGCGCATTCCCCAAAGTTGGCATAACCAGGAAGTACTGAGGTGTCAtgtgattgtaaaaaaaaatggctgctgtgcAGTGGTAAGactttcttttctatttcagAAAACTCAACGTACATTTTCTAAAATCGTGTGTTTTTACCGGCGGCTTTTAGGAACGGTTCGTGTCGTGCAAACGTGTGTTTAGTGATCTTAATCATAATTATCTTGCCAAATTAAAAGCCAAACTTGTTATGCAGCAGGTTGTCAACATAACACGACCAATCAGAAGTCAGAATTACCAagtggtattattattatggctcTTGCCTTGCATCCAATGTCCTCTTTGCCGACGATTAGGTTGCATTTTGGCAAACGCCTGTGGTGAAGTGTCATTATGACACGAGGGAGTGTTAGCGTCAGCTGTCAGTAAGTAAACAGCATGCTCTCTATAGTGAGTGCACAGTGAGACTGTCGGTGTGAGCTCCCTGGTGATCTGAAGGCtgaatctgtctgtgtgttgtttaccaAGGCGATCCAGCGCACGCAGCTATGACACCGAGCTGCAGAGATGTCGTCCTGAGGCTGCTCTGGTTGAGTTTGGAGACTACCATCCCCTCAAACCCATCATGGTAGacatatatttttattcttgTAACTCAACTGTACAGCCTGGTCATAAACGCCACTGTCACAACATCACAGCGTCTGCATAGTTGAACACAATctattgtgttgttttcacaGAAATTAAAATCTACAGTTGAGATTCATGTCCCGTTCACCGCTCTGACCTCCCTTGCTCCTCTCCACCCAGGTGACTGACACAAAGACCCGCCACGGGGCTCGTAAAGGCAGcacctcctcgt includes:
- the zdhhc16b gene encoding palmitoyltransferase ZDHHC16B; the protein is MRTGSSSSSSWRWQLSRAMRLSLRWFRRCRLQRGGRGGATERRIGGRLLELWSYSRLLLTSLHFNSLTNADTLLDCAFEPVYWIVDNVTRWFGVVFVCLVTLLTTSVVVIVYLFVLPTILSTYPSYWVAWHLSCGHWLLTMVVFHYYKATTTSPGHPPKDKIHIPSVSICKKCITPKPPRTHHCSICNACVLKMDHHCPWLNNCVGHFNQRYFFSFCLYMTLGCFYCSVSSKALFLEAYGAIERYYQTPPPTDIYIETTAQKSIIFLWVLTSTVTVALGGLTLWHSILISRAETSVERHINHKETKRLQEKGKVFKNPYHHGTMNNWKLLLGVEERRHWVTRVLLPSSHLPNEDGIMWDFSFTRTDPMAI